From Streptomyces sp. NBC_00775, one genomic window encodes:
- a CDS encoding AAA family ATPase produces the protein MDPTTDNAGYAGDPGTARSSLEALRAEIAKAVVGQDPAVTGLVVALLCRGHVLLEGVPGVAKTLLVRALASALELDTKRVQFTPDLMPSDVTGSLVYDARTAEFSFQPGPVFTNLLLADEINRTPPKTQSSLLEAMEERQVTVDGTPRLLPEPFLVAATQNPVEYEGTYPLPEAQLDRFLLKLTIPLPSRQDEISVLTRHAEGFNPRDLRAAGVRPVAGPADLEAARAAVAKTAVSPEITGYVVDICRATRESPSLTLGVSPRGATALLATARAWAWLTGRDYVIPDDVKALALPTLRHRIQLRPEAEMEGVTADSVINAILAHVPVPR, from the coding sequence ATGGACCCGACCACTGACAACGCCGGGTACGCCGGGGATCCGGGCACCGCCCGCTCCTCCCTGGAGGCCCTGCGCGCCGAGATCGCCAAAGCCGTGGTCGGCCAGGACCCCGCCGTGACCGGCCTAGTCGTCGCCCTCCTCTGCCGCGGACACGTTCTACTTGAAGGAGTCCCCGGAGTCGCCAAAACGTTGCTCGTCCGCGCCCTCGCATCCGCACTCGAACTCGACACCAAGCGCGTCCAGTTCACTCCGGACCTGATGCCCAGCGACGTCACCGGCTCCCTCGTCTACGACGCCCGCACTGCCGAGTTCTCCTTCCAGCCCGGCCCGGTCTTCACCAATCTCCTGCTGGCCGACGAGATCAACCGCACCCCTCCCAAGACCCAGTCGTCCCTCCTCGAAGCGATGGAAGAACGCCAGGTCACGGTCGACGGCACACCCCGCCTGCTCCCGGAGCCCTTCCTGGTCGCCGCGACCCAGAACCCGGTCGAGTACGAGGGAACGTATCCCCTCCCCGAGGCCCAACTGGACCGCTTCCTCCTCAAACTGACGATCCCTCTGCCCTCTCGCCAGGACGAGATCAGCGTCCTCACCCGCCACGCCGAGGGCTTCAACCCACGCGACCTGCGCGCCGCCGGCGTACGCCCCGTAGCGGGCCCCGCCGACCTCGAAGCCGCCCGCGCGGCCGTCGCCAAGACAGCGGTCTCCCCCGAAATCACCGGCTACGTAGTGGACATCTGCCGCGCCACCCGCGAGTCGCCGTCCCTCACCCTCGGCGTCTCCCCCCGAGGCGCCACGGCGCTCCTCGCCACGGCCCGCGCGTGGGCCTGGCTGACAGGCCGCGACTACGTCATCCCCGACGACGTAAAGGCCCTGGCCCTCCCCACACTCCGCCACCGCATCCAACTGCGCCCCGAGGCCGAGATGGAGGGCGTGACCGCCGACTCCGTCATCAACGCGATCCTCGCCCACGTCCCCGTCCCCCGCTGA